A stretch of Acidobacteriota bacterium DNA encodes these proteins:
- a CDS encoding RluA family pseudouridine synthase produces the protein MTAALDAPAGPIDPEDDEGQTIVVEAGNEHQGQRLDHVLAALVEGRSRSQLQRLAREGRVLVDGEVTTRPSTPVDAGAIIAVLVPEPVAATPAPQDLPLDILYEDADLVVVDKPAGMVVHPGAGHGDGTLVNALLHHVRGLSGIGGEIRPGIVHRLDRGTSGVMVVAKHDRAHDALARQFHDREVEKEYVTLVWGVVQAGRRIEEPIGRDPVHRQRMSTRARRARTAVTRITRAEHLPGVTLAHVAIATGRTHQIRVHLSSIGHPVVGDALYGGVRRRLPPHLKAIATLARPFLHATRLKFTHPTGGHGLEFTSPLPADLGAVVDGLRRAREEFHMG, from the coding sequence ATGACGGCCGCTCTGGATGCCCCCGCCGGTCCGATCGACCCCGAGGACGACGAGGGCCAGACGATCGTGGTCGAGGCCGGCAACGAGCACCAGGGGCAGCGCCTCGATCACGTGCTCGCCGCGCTCGTCGAAGGGCGCTCGCGATCGCAGCTCCAGCGCCTCGCCCGCGAGGGACGCGTGCTCGTCGACGGGGAAGTGACGACTCGTCCGAGCACCCCCGTCGACGCCGGGGCGATCATCGCGGTGCTCGTGCCCGAGCCCGTCGCGGCCACGCCCGCCCCGCAGGACCTGCCGCTCGACATCCTCTACGAGGACGCCGACCTCGTCGTCGTCGACAAGCCGGCGGGCATGGTGGTGCACCCCGGCGCCGGCCACGGCGATGGCACGCTGGTGAACGCTCTGCTCCACCACGTGCGCGGGCTGAGCGGCATCGGCGGCGAGATCAGGCCGGGCATCGTCCACCGGCTCGACCGGGGTACCTCGGGCGTCATGGTCGTGGCCAAGCACGATCGGGCGCACGACGCGCTCGCCCGCCAGTTTCACGACCGCGAGGTGGAAAAGGAGTACGTGACGCTCGTCTGGGGCGTCGTGCAGGCCGGGCGGCGCATCGAAGAACCCATCGGACGCGACCCGGTGCACCGGCAGCGCATGTCGACCCGCGCGCGGCGGGCCCGGACGGCGGTGACGCGGATCACGCGCGCCGAACACCTGCCGGGGGTCACGCTGGCGCACGTCGCCATTGCGACGGGCAGGACGCACCAGATTCGCGTGCACCTCAGCAGCATCGGGCACCCGGTGGTCGGCGACGCGCTCTACGGCGGCGTGCGCCGGCGCCTGCCGCCGCACCTCAAGGCGATCGCGACGCTGGCGCGGCCGTTCCTGCACGCGACCCGGCTGAAGTTCACGCATCCGACGGGAGGCCACGGGCTCGAGTTCACGAGCCCGCTGCCCGCCGACCTGGGCGC
- the lgt gene encoding prolipoprotein diacylglyceryl transferase — MHPLLAELGPISVYTYGVLLAAAYLAGLQLALVRARARGLDATRVMDLGIYVIIAALVGAKLLLLVVDFEYFSQHPGELFSLFRSGGVFYGGLILAVAVAFWHMRRHRLPLWTTSDVFAPGIALGHVIGRLGCFFAGCCYGRPTDVAWAVTFTSPLAAANVGTPLGVPLHPVQLYEAGAELVILGLLLWLERKGRPFPGRTFWGYVLVYSITRYVLEIYRGDPRGEVFNLMSTSQFISVLLVPVAIVMLVRLSRRPADAATEEKVRQAKKAGRRG; from the coding sequence ATGCACCCACTGCTCGCTGAACTCGGCCCGATCTCCGTCTACACCTACGGCGTGCTGCTCGCCGCCGCCTACCTGGCCGGCCTGCAGCTCGCGCTCGTGCGGGCCCGCGCGCGCGGCCTCGACGCGACGCGGGTGATGGACCTCGGCATCTACGTCATCATCGCCGCGCTCGTCGGCGCGAAGCTCCTGCTGCTCGTCGTCGACTTCGAGTACTTCTCGCAGCACCCCGGCGAGCTCTTCTCACTCTTCCGCTCGGGCGGCGTGTTCTACGGCGGGCTCATCCTCGCCGTCGCCGTGGCCTTCTGGCACATGCGGCGGCACCGTCTGCCCCTCTGGACGACGAGCGACGTGTTCGCGCCGGGCATCGCGCTCGGTCACGTGATCGGCCGGCTGGGGTGCTTCTTCGCGGGGTGCTGCTACGGCCGGCCCACCGACGTCGCCTGGGCGGTCACCTTCACCAGCCCGCTCGCGGCCGCCAACGTCGGCACGCCGCTCGGTGTCCCGCTGCACCCGGTCCAGCTCTACGAAGCCGGGGCTGAGCTGGTCATCCTCGGCCTTCTGCTGTGGCTCGAACGCAAGGGCCGGCCGTTCCCCGGCCGCACGTTCTGGGGGTACGTCCTCGTCTACTCCATCACGCGCTACGTGCTCGAGATCTACCGCGGCGATCCGCGCGGCGAGGTCTTCAACCTGATGTCGACGTCGCAGTTCATCTCGGTCCTGCTCGTCCCCGTCGCCATCGTGATGCTGGTGCGGCTCTCGCGCCGCCCGGCCGACGCGGCAACAGAGGAGAAGGTGCGACAGGCGAAGAAGGCCGGCAGGCGGGGGTGA
- the lspA gene encoding signal peptidase II, producing the protein MVLPTVVRRLEFVLLVVIAAADQVTKAILVRTLPLYDSLPVIPGFLNFTHVRNTGAAFGLFNAVDFPYKPAVITLVALLALVAIAVYAERFGADTRLSRVGLGLVLGGAVGNLIDRARLGYVVDFVDAYWRGWHFWAFNVADAAITVGAAALILDMLLTARHAPTAR; encoded by the coding sequence ATGGTCCTGCCGACGGTCGTCCGGCGGCTCGAATTCGTGCTGCTCGTGGTGATCGCGGCCGCCGACCAGGTCACGAAGGCGATCCTGGTGCGGACGCTGCCGCTCTACGACAGCCTGCCCGTCATTCCCGGCTTCCTGAACTTCACGCACGTCCGAAACACGGGCGCGGCGTTCGGCTTGTTCAACGCCGTCGACTTCCCGTACAAGCCGGCGGTCATCACGCTCGTGGCGCTGCTGGCGCTCGTGGCGATCGCCGTCTACGCCGAGCGCTTCGGCGCCGACACGCGCCTCTCGCGCGTCGGCCTCGGCCTCGTCCTCGGCGGCGCCGTCGGCAACCTGATCGATCGCGCCCGCCTCGGCTACGTCGTCGACTTCGTCGACGCGTACTGGCGCGGCTGGCATTTCTGGGCGTTCAACGTCGCCGACGCGGCGATCACCGTCGGCGCGGCGGCGCTCATCCTCGACATGCTCCTGACGGCACGGCATGCACCCACTGCTCGCTGA
- the ileS gene encoding isoleucine--tRNA ligase: MPDWKDTVNLPRTSFPMKANLQTTEPQVIARWEAERLYDRIREKSAGRPKYVLHDGPPYANGHIHIGHALNKVLKDFVVKSKTMAGFDSPYVPGWDCHGLPIELKVDRELGSKKRDMSTADFRRACRAYAERYVAVQRDDFARLGILGAWDQPYLTMSYDYQAAIVRALGRFVEQGLVYKGKKPVHWCLHCRTALAEAEVEYEAHTSPSIYVEFPLDSESAGTLAERVPTTAGRDVSTLIWTTTPWTIPSNLAIAFHPDFDYGFYDVAGRLLVVAEGLASAVAAAIGQPLGAPVATAKGGAFEHVRFRHPLYDRASLGIVADYVTLEQGTGAVHTAPGHGADDYHSGLRYGLDIYAPLDPAGRFLDDVGLFAGLQVFEANPKVEAALAERGRLWHRADYDHQYPHCWRCHHPVIFLATSQWFIAMDRADLRARALEAIRSVKWLPTWGEERIHNMIAHRPDWCISRQRSWGVPIPAMACASCQEPLLTTALVERAAHVFERHGADAWYERPVEEFLPEGLVCPACGGTSFEREQNILDVWFDSGASHEGVLPVRPELSWPADMYLEGSDQYRGWFHSSLLVGLGTRGRAPYREVITHGFVVNEEGKKMSKSLGNDIPPQQIIEQSGAEILRLWVAMVDYREEVRIGKEILARCVEAYRKLRNTLRYLAANLYDFDPAADALALADMLEVDRYALSRYAQTAQRVRRAYDTYDFPAIFQAVNALATVDLSAFYFDVSKDRLYTWGATSAGRRSAQTAMFRIADGLVRLIAPILPVTADELWRALPGRREDSVHLADFPDDVEMPVDEALDTRWGRLIRLRDTVNASIETMRQQKIVGTPLEAHVTLAAPGEELAFLVRHAADLPMLFIVSKVTVRAHHDPHATLDVGVSRVEGTKCVRCWRYVDDVARGEAYAGLCGRCVDAVGELAGASDR; encoded by the coding sequence ATGCCCGACTGGAAAGACACCGTCAACCTCCCGCGCACCAGCTTTCCCATGAAGGCGAACCTGCAGACGACCGAGCCGCAGGTCATCGCCCGCTGGGAAGCCGAGCGGCTCTACGACCGCATCCGTGAAAAGTCCGCGGGCCGGCCGAAGTACGTGCTGCACGACGGCCCGCCCTACGCAAACGGGCACATCCACATCGGCCACGCCTTGAACAAGGTCCTCAAGGACTTCGTCGTCAAGTCGAAGACGATGGCGGGCTTCGACTCACCGTACGTGCCGGGCTGGGATTGCCACGGCCTGCCCATCGAGCTCAAGGTCGACCGCGAGCTCGGGTCGAAGAAGCGCGACATGAGCACGGCCGACTTCCGCCGCGCCTGCCGCGCGTACGCCGAGCGCTACGTCGCCGTCCAGCGCGACGACTTCGCCCGGCTCGGCATCCTGGGCGCGTGGGACCAGCCGTATCTCACGATGAGCTACGACTACCAGGCCGCCATCGTGCGCGCGCTCGGCCGGTTCGTCGAGCAGGGGCTTGTCTACAAGGGCAAGAAGCCGGTTCACTGGTGCCTGCACTGCCGCACGGCGCTCGCCGAGGCCGAGGTCGAGTACGAGGCGCACACCTCGCCCTCGATCTACGTCGAGTTCCCGCTCGATTCCGAGAGCGCGGGCACGCTGGCCGAGCGCGTCCCGACCACCGCGGGCCGCGACGTGTCGACGCTCATCTGGACGACGACGCCCTGGACGATCCCGTCGAACCTGGCGATTGCGTTCCACCCGGACTTCGACTACGGCTTCTACGACGTCGCCGGCCGCCTCCTCGTCGTCGCCGAGGGGCTCGCGAGCGCCGTGGCGGCGGCCATCGGCCAGCCGCTCGGCGCGCCGGTGGCGACGGCCAAGGGCGGTGCCTTCGAGCACGTGCGCTTCCGTCATCCGCTCTACGACCGCGCGTCGCTCGGCATCGTCGCCGACTACGTCACGCTCGAGCAGGGCACGGGCGCCGTGCACACCGCGCCCGGCCACGGCGCCGACGACTACCACTCGGGCCTGCGCTACGGGCTCGACATCTACGCGCCGCTCGATCCGGCCGGGCGGTTCCTCGACGACGTGGGGCTCTTCGCGGGGCTGCAGGTCTTCGAGGCGAACCCGAAGGTCGAGGCGGCGCTCGCGGAACGCGGGCGGTTGTGGCACCGGGCAGACTACGACCACCAGTACCCGCACTGCTGGCGCTGCCACCACCCCGTGATCTTCCTGGCCACGTCGCAGTGGTTCATCGCGATGGACCGCGCCGACCTGCGGGCCCGGGCGCTCGAGGCGATCCGCAGCGTGAAGTGGCTGCCGACGTGGGGCGAGGAGCGGATCCACAACATGATCGCGCACCGGCCCGACTGGTGCATCTCGCGCCAGCGGTCGTGGGGCGTGCCCATCCCGGCCATGGCCTGCGCGTCGTGCCAGGAGCCGCTGCTCACGACGGCGCTCGTCGAGCGCGCGGCGCACGTCTTCGAGCGCCACGGCGCCGACGCGTGGTACGAGCGGCCCGTCGAGGAGTTCCTGCCCGAGGGGCTCGTGTGCCCAGCGTGCGGCGGGACGTCGTTCGAGCGCGAGCAGAACATCCTCGACGTGTGGTTCGATTCGGGCGCGAGCCACGAGGGCGTGCTGCCGGTGCGACCCGAACTCTCGTGGCCGGCCGACATGTACCTCGAGGGCAGCGACCAGTACCGCGGCTGGTTCCACAGCTCGCTGCTCGTCGGGCTCGGCACGCGGGGCCGGGCGCCGTACCGCGAGGTGATCACGCACGGCTTCGTGGTGAACGAAGAGGGTAAGAAGATGTCGAAGTCGCTCGGCAACGACATCCCGCCCCAGCAGATCATCGAGCAGAGCGGCGCCGAGATCCTCCGCCTCTGGGTGGCGATGGTCGACTATCGCGAGGAGGTCCGGATCGGCAAGGAGATCCTCGCGCGGTGCGTCGAGGCCTACCGCAAGCTGCGCAATACGCTGCGCTACCTCGCGGCGAACCTGTACGACTTCGACCCGGCCGCCGACGCGCTGGCGCTCGCCGACATGCTCGAGGTCGACCGCTACGCGCTCTCGCGCTACGCGCAGACGGCGCAGCGCGTGCGGCGCGCGTACGACACCTACGACTTCCCCGCCATCTTCCAGGCGGTGAACGCGCTCGCCACGGTCGACCTGAGCGCCTTCTACTTCGACGTCTCGAAGGACCGGCTCTACACCTGGGGCGCGACGTCGGCGGGGCGTCGCTCGGCGCAGACGGCGATGTTCCGGATTGCCGACGGCCTCGTGCGCCTGATCGCGCCCATCCTGCCCGTCACGGCCGACGAGCTGTGGCGTGCGCTGCCCGGCCGTCGCGAAGACTCGGTGCACCTCGCCGACTTCCCGGACGACGTCGAGATGCCCGTCGACGAGGCGCTCGACACACGCTGGGGGAGGCTCATCCGCCTGCGTGACACGGTCAATGCGTCGATCGAGACGATGCGCCAGCAGAAGATCGTCGGCACACCGCTCGAGGCGCACGTCACGCTCGCAGCCCCGGGCGAGGAACTGGCCTTCCTCGTGCGCCACGCGGCCGACCTGCCGATGCTCTTCATCGTCTCGAAAGTGACGGTGCGCGCACACCACGACCCGCACGCCACGCTCGACGTCGGCGTGTCGCGCGTCGAAGGGACCAAGTGCGTCCGCTGCTGGCGGTACGTGGACGACGTGGCGCGCGGCGAGGCGTACGCGGGCCTGTGCGGACGCTGCGTCGATGCGGTCGGCGAGCTGGCGGGAGCGAGCGACCGATGA
- a CDS encoding GNAT family N-acetyltransferase, with protein sequence MDIRLLTTLDDFRRVVALEQEVWGLTGAEDVVTVPVLVASVRVGASLHGAFDEAGELVGFAYALPGWFDGRLVMWSHAAGVRAGVRRSGIGVALKRAQREYALSRGVDLIVWTFDPLMAQNAHFNFNRLGVVVHEYERDVYGTSASPLHAGAPTDRFVARWWLRDPRVEARLTAMSEEPTRREATSGDSPDPMASASAAAAAFEPGADAVFVNDVVERGGWLAPSQARLDADAGRLRVLIPPDFDRMLRDAPDLAREWRLHARDVFETYFARGYRAVGFTRTADGGGAYHLAADAGTRGGSRDA encoded by the coding sequence ATGGACATCCGCCTGCTCACCACGCTCGACGACTTCCGGCGTGTCGTCGCGCTCGAACAGGAGGTCTGGGGCCTCACCGGGGCCGAGGACGTCGTCACGGTGCCGGTGCTCGTAGCGTCGGTGCGCGTGGGCGCGTCGCTGCACGGGGCGTTCGACGAGGCGGGCGAGCTCGTGGGGTTCGCCTACGCGCTGCCGGGGTGGTTCGACGGCCGCCTCGTGATGTGGTCGCACGCGGCGGGCGTCCGGGCGGGCGTGCGGCGGAGCGGCATCGGCGTGGCGCTGAAGCGCGCGCAGCGCGAGTACGCGCTCTCGCGGGGCGTCGACCTGATCGTCTGGACCTTCGATCCGCTGATGGCGCAGAACGCCCACTTCAACTTCAACCGCCTCGGGGTTGTCGTGCACGAGTACGAGCGCGACGTGTACGGTACGTCGGCGAGCCCGCTGCATGCCGGCGCGCCGACCGATCGGTTCGTGGCGCGGTGGTGGCTGCGGGATCCGCGCGTCGAGGCGCGGCTGACGGCAATGTCGGAAGAGCCGACTCGCCGTGAGGCGACGTCCGGCGACTCTCCAGATCCGATGGCCTCGGCTTCGGCCGCTGCTGCCGCATTTGAGCCCGGGGCGGATGCGGTCTTCGTGAACGACGTCGTCGAGCGAGGCGGGTGGCTGGCGCCGAGCCAGGCCCGGCTCGACGCAGACGCCGGGCGGTTACGCGTCCTGATCCCGCCCGACTTCGATCGCATGCTGCGCGACGCGCCCGACCTCGCTCGCGAGTGGCGGCTGCACGCGCGCGACGTGTTCGAGACCTACTTCGCGCGCGGGTACCGTGCTGTCGGCTTCACCCGGACGGCCGACGGCGGTGGGGCGTACCATCTCGCCGCCGACGCAGGGACACGCGGCGGATCACGCGACGCGTAG
- a CDS encoding type II toxin-antitoxin system prevent-host-death family antitoxin: MNIVNIHQAKTHLSRLVDEAARGREIVIARAGRPVARLVPLAASARKKRLGLLKGRIRISAAFDDPLPDDLLRLFEGR; the protein is encoded by the coding sequence ATGAACATCGTCAACATCCACCAGGCCAAGACGCATCTCTCGCGGCTCGTCGACGAGGCCGCCCGCGGGCGCGAAATCGTGATCGCCCGCGCTGGCAGGCCCGTCGCCCGCCTGGTGCCGCTCGCTGCCAGCGCCCGCAAGAAGCGGCTCGGCCTCCTGAAAGGCCGCATCAGAATCTCGGCCGCCTTCGACGACCCGCTTCCCGACGACCTCCTGCGCCTTTTCGAGGGGCGGTGA
- a CDS encoding type II toxin-antitoxin system VapC family toxin encodes MTRVLLDTHVLLWALAGHRRLPAEARRLMDEHDVVVSAASIWEVAIKAGLGKLQVDPLAVQQALEPSGFDELPVTTAHAAAVANLPPYHRDPFDRLLVAQALAEHLVLVTTDDQLAPYGDVVRLV; translated from the coding sequence ATGACCCGCGTCCTGCTCGATACGCACGTCCTGCTCTGGGCGCTCGCGGGCCACCGGCGCCTCCCCGCCGAGGCCCGTCGCCTGATGGACGAGCACGACGTCGTCGTCAGCGCCGCGTCGATCTGGGAGGTCGCCATCAAGGCCGGGCTCGGCAAGCTCCAGGTCGACCCGCTCGCCGTGCAGCAGGCCCTCGAGCCGAGCGGCTTCGACGAACTCCCAGTCACCACGGCACACGCCGCAGCGGTTGCCAATCTGCCGCCCTACCACCGCGATCCGTTCGACCGGCTGCTCGTCGCTCAGGCGCTTGCCGAGCACCTTGTCCTCGTCACGACCGACGACCAACTCGCGCCGTACGGCGACGTCGTCCGCCTGGTGTAA